The genomic interval GGTCGATCGGTGGAACGTCCTGAACATTCTGGTGACGAACGCCGGCGGGCCACCGGCCGGCTACGTCGGCGACTTTACGGCCGACGACTGGCGGGCGGCCCTGGAGCTAAACCTGCTCAGCACGATCAACCTCTGCCGACATGCACTGCCGCACCTGCGCCGCGCAGCCCGTGAGCCGAACGGCCTGGCCCGCATTCTGATGATCACGTCCATTTCGGCCAAGCAGCCGATCCCGAACCTGTATCTGTCGAACGCCGCGCGGGCGGGCGTGCAGGGCTTCGCGAAGAGTCTGGCCGAAGAACTGGGGCCTGAAGGCATCACCGTCAACACGCTGCTGCCGGGCTACACGCGCACCGAACGGTTGCAGGAGCTGGCCCGGGTGCAGCAGCAGCGCACCGGCCGCTCCCTTGAAGAAATCGAGACAAGCTGGGCCGAACAGGCCGCGCTGAAGCGGATCGGCGAGCCGCACGAGTTTGCCGCGGCCGTGGCCTTTCTGGCCAGTGCCCGCGCCAGCTACATCACGGGCGTAGCCTTCCCGGTCGATGGCGGACGCTCGAAGCACCTGCTCTGAGGCACCGGAACGGGCAACCGCCCCTGCCGTACAACCGCCGCGCATACCTGAAAACAACGAACCCGGGAGAAGATGAGTCGGCACGGACGGGTACTGGTGGCGATGAGCGGCGGGGTGGATTCGTCCGTCACGGCCGCCCTGCTGCACGAGCAGGGCTACGAGGTGGTGGGCATCACGATGAAGACGTGGGACTACACCTCCAGCGGTGTGCGTACGGGCAAAGAAGTGGGTTGCTGCTCGCTGGAGTCCATGAACGATGCCCGCGCCGTAGCCGTGCGGCTGGGCTTTCCGCATTTCATCGTGGACATCCGTGAGGAGTTCGGCGACTGGGTGATCGAACGCTTCACCGAGGAGTATCTG from Rhodothermus marinus carries:
- a CDS encoding SDR family oxidoreductase, translated to MDLGLQDRIALVTGASSGLGWAAALELAREGCRVAICSRSEARIQAAARRIVEALGLAEDRVLPLVCDVTDEAQIIRMIEQVVDRWNVLNILVTNAGGPPAGYVGDFTADDWRAALELNLLSTINLCRHALPHLRRAAREPNGLARILMITSISAKQPIPNLYLSNAARAGVQGFAKSLAEELGPEGITVNTLLPGYTRTERLQELARVQQQRTGRSLEEIETSWAEQAALKRIGEPHEFAAAVAFLASARASYITGVAFPVDGGRSKHLL